One segment of Candidatus Hydrogenedentota bacterium DNA contains the following:
- a CDS encoding NAD-dependent epimerase/dehydratase family protein, which yields MRVLVIGGTGLISTAIVQRLLASGHEPILFNRGTTTSRLQGDVEMLHGDRQDFEGFAAAVAPLRIDAVVDMLTYDRPTAQHAVSLFRGRVSQYLFCSTVCVYGGPLSKIPALENEPRTPVSAYGQKKLEAEDVFFEAFSRDRFPVTLFRPSHCYGPGQPLLDIWGYDASLVTRLREGRPILVAGDGHGLWQPGHVDDMAKGFVGALGRTTVLGQAYNIVGDEIMTWRRFHERMAEAIGVTANIVTMTTEQIAAGTPQGKAEWLKENFQYHAAYSSQALQRDVPEFRNLMKWEDGVRDVVRWMDENNLHEPANAKPWVDALAAKARGFVESLGTDTRPSLE from the coding sequence ATGCGTGTTTTGGTTATCGGCGGCACCGGCCTCATCAGCACCGCCATCGTCCAACGGCTGTTGGCGTCCGGCCATGAGCCCATCCTGTTCAATCGGGGGACGACGACCTCACGGCTCCAGGGCGATGTGGAAATGCTCCACGGGGACCGGCAGGACTTCGAGGGCTTCGCCGCCGCCGTCGCTCCACTGCGGATCGATGCCGTGGTCGATATGTTGACCTATGACCGACCCACGGCCCAGCACGCGGTTTCGCTATTCCGCGGACGGGTGAGCCAGTACCTGTTCTGCAGCACGGTGTGTGTCTATGGTGGGCCGCTTTCGAAGATTCCCGCGCTGGAAAACGAGCCGCGTACTCCGGTGAGCGCTTACGGGCAAAAGAAGCTGGAAGCGGAAGATGTTTTCTTTGAAGCGTTCTCCCGCGACCGTTTTCCCGTGACCCTGTTCCGTCCGTCCCACTGCTACGGGCCCGGTCAGCCGCTCCTCGACATCTGGGGCTATGACGCGAGCCTGGTCACGCGCCTGCGGGAGGGCCGACCGATCCTCGTGGCGGGGGATGGCCATGGCTTGTGGCAGCCGGGGCACGTGGACGATATGGCCAAGGGATTCGTGGGCGCCCTCGGCCGCACGACGGTGCTTGGTCAGGCCTACAATATCGTGGGCGACGAGATCATGACCTGGCGGCGCTTCCATGAGCGCATGGCGGAGGCCATCGGCGTCACGGCGAACATTGTGACCATGACAACCGAGCAGATCGCCGCGGGTACGCCGCAGGGCAAAGCGGAGTGGCTGAAAGAGAATTTTCAATACCACGCGGCCTACAGCAGCCAGGCGCTCCAGCGCGACGTGCCGGAATTTCGGAACTTAATGAAGTGGGAAGACGGTGTCCGAGACGTCGTGCGCTGGATGGACGAAAACAACCTGCACGAACCGGCGAACGCCAAGCCGTGGGTGGATGCATTGGCGGCGAAGGCGCGGGGGTTTGTCGAGTCGCTGGGGACGGACACGCGCCCGTCACTGGAATGA
- a CDS encoding type II toxin-antitoxin system HicA family toxin yields the protein MDFSQLKSLTVRELISALEKDGFLCSRTVGSHHRYIHEDGRAVTVTVHRASDTFPLGTLSVMLKHQIKWTEDDLRRLRLIR from the coding sequence GTGGACTTTTCTCAGCTTAAGTCGCTTACCGTTCGGGAATTGATTTCCGCACTGGAAAAAGATGGTTTCCTCTGCTCACGCACCGTCGGCTCGCACCACCGTTACATACACGAAGACGGGCGGGCCGTAACGGTCACGGTACACCGTGCCTCCGATACTTTCCCGCTGGGCACCCTCTCCGTCATGCTCAAACATCAGATCAAATGGACAGAGGACGATTTGCGCCGCCTGAGACTGATCAGGTAA
- a CDS encoding glutaminyl-peptide cyclotransferase: MTDDQFAQLDTDSNGELSASELGVSGGEGEGEGEGEGEGEGEGELPIFYTYTVLNTYPHDTAAFTQGLEIEDGILYEGTGLNGRSSLRRVDLATGSVEQQVNLDATYFGEGITVWGDSIVQLTWRNKKGFVYNRNTFEQSGDFSYNTEGWGLTKDDDELIMSDGTNILRILNPETFQEVRQLHVYDRGAPVTQLNELEYINGEIWANVWQTDLVARINPTTGVVSGWIDFSGLLTEAQDARADVLNGIAWDKNGSRLFVTGKLWPLMFEVSVVPAN, encoded by the coding sequence ATGACGGACGATCAGTTCGCCCAACTGGACACCGACAGCAATGGCGAACTCAGCGCCTCGGAACTGGGGGTGTCCGGGGGTGAAGGAGAGGGTGAGGGCGAAGGCGAAGGTGAGGGGGAAGGCGAGGGCGAGCTACCGATCTTCTATACCTACACCGTCCTGAACACCTACCCCCACGACACCGCCGCCTTTACCCAGGGCCTCGAAATCGAAGATGGCATCCTCTATGAAGGTACCGGTCTGAATGGCCGTTCCTCCCTCAGGCGTGTGGATCTGGCCACCGGCTCCGTCGAACAGCAGGTGAACCTCGACGCCACCTATTTTGGCGAGGGCATCACCGTATGGGGGGATAGCATCGTGCAACTAACGTGGCGCAACAAGAAGGGCTTCGTCTACAACCGCAACACGTTCGAACAGTCCGGTGATTTCTCGTACAACACCGAGGGCTGGGGCCTCACGAAAGACGACGACGAACTCATCATGAGCGACGGTACGAACATCCTCCGAATTCTCAATCCCGAGACCTTTCAGGAGGTGCGCCAGCTCCACGTCTATGATCGGGGCGCGCCCGTGACCCAGCTCAATGAGCTCGAATACATCAACGGCGAGATCTGGGCCAACGTCTGGCAGACCGACCTGGTCGCCCGCATCAACCCCACCACAGGTGTCGTGAGTGGCTGGATAGACTTCAGCGGCCTCCTCACCGAGGCCCAGGACGCCCGCGCCGACGTGCTCAACGGCATCGCCTGGGACAAGAACGGCAGTCGGCTCTTTGTGACCGGCAAGCTCTGGCCCCTCATGTTTGAGGTAAGCGTGGTGCCGGCCAATTGA
- a CDS encoding YicC family protein, with amino-acid sequence MTRSMTGFGRVSADIDNESVTIEVSTVNHRFLECTFRMPSVWAALETPLRNLVKDALSRGKLNVSIRRSRGPMGRPAIHFDAENAKQYIDASKELARLMNSTGAMSLDVLAQMEGVFYQEEQEQDLDAVKDPLCAAFVEALNQLNQSRAEEGESLARDVAARITEMQDALSIIEGMLPDLAQAYEERLRARVNELNVDVGLTQERLAIEIALMADKMDVNEEVVRLKSHFEKVLSLLRQKEPIGRDLNFLSQELQREINTLGSKMRDLDVTREVLRLKAELEKLREQAQNIE; translated from the coding sequence ATGACCCGCAGCATGACCGGTTTTGGCCGCGTAAGCGCCGATATCGACAACGAAAGCGTCACCATCGAAGTGAGCACGGTGAACCACCGCTTCCTCGAATGCACCTTTCGCATGCCCAGCGTCTGGGCCGCTCTGGAAACGCCTCTGCGCAATCTGGTCAAGGATGCCCTGTCGCGCGGCAAACTCAACGTCTCCATCCGCCGCAGTCGGGGCCCCATGGGCCGCCCCGCGATCCATTTCGATGCGGAAAACGCCAAACAGTATATCGACGCAAGCAAAGAGCTGGCCCGCTTGATGAACAGCACCGGCGCCATGTCCCTCGACGTGCTCGCCCAGATGGAAGGCGTCTTCTATCAGGAAGAGCAGGAGCAGGATCTGGACGCGGTGAAAGATCCCCTTTGCGCGGCCTTTGTGGAAGCGCTGAACCAGTTGAATCAGTCCCGCGCGGAAGAGGGTGAATCCCTCGCCCGCGATGTGGCCGCGCGCATCACCGAGATGCAGGACGCGCTCTCGATCATCGAGGGCATGCTCCCCGATCTGGCCCAGGCCTACGAAGAGCGCCTCCGCGCCCGGGTCAACGAACTGAACGTGGACGTGGGACTTACCCAGGAGCGCCTCGCCATCGAAATCGCCCTTATGGCCGACAAGATGGATGTTAACGAGGAAGTCGTTCGACTCAAGAGCCATTTTGAGAAAGTCTTGAGCCTCCTGCGCCAGAAAGAGCCCATCGGCCGCGACCTCAATTTCCTGTCTCAGGAGTTGCAGCGCGAGATCAATACGCTCGGCTCGAAAATGCGCGATCTGGATGTCACCCGTGAAGTCCTCCGCCTCAAAGCGGAACTGGAAAAGCTGCGCGAACAGGCGCAGAACATCGAGTAG
- the gmk gene encoding guanylate kinase produces the protein MAKQGVLLVISAPSGAGKLTLLNKVRESQAGSFVTTVSATTRSPRTGEEHGRDYYFLSREEFELKREAEEFVEWAEVHGNLYGTLFSELDRCLATGKDVILELDVQGMESLKEIRHDVVTVFLMPPSLEVLENRLRNRGTDEDDVIALRLKNASDELAQRHGFDYIVVNDKIEQAASDLEAIIRAERCRAFRQP, from the coding sequence GTGGCGAAGCAAGGTGTACTTCTGGTAATTTCCGCGCCCTCCGGCGCCGGCAAGCTCACGCTGCTCAACAAGGTGCGCGAGAGCCAGGCCGGTTCTTTTGTAACGACCGTTTCAGCCACGACACGCTCACCCCGAACGGGAGAAGAGCACGGGCGGGACTACTATTTTCTGTCGCGCGAAGAATTTGAGTTAAAGCGAGAAGCTGAGGAGTTTGTGGAGTGGGCCGAGGTCCACGGCAATCTCTACGGCACCCTCTTCAGCGAGTTGGACCGCTGCCTCGCCACAGGCAAGGACGTGATCCTCGAGCTGGACGTTCAGGGCATGGAAAGCCTCAAGGAAATCCGCCACGACGTGGTGACGGTGTTCCTCATGCCCCCCTCGCTGGAGGTGCTGGAGAACCGGCTGCGCAACCGGGGCACGGATGAAGACGATGTTATAGCCCTGCGGCTGAAAAACGCCAGCGACGAATTGGCCCAGCGCCATGGCTTTGACTATATTGTGGTGAATGATAAAATTGAACAGGCGGCCAGTGATCTGGAAGCGATTATTCGCGCCGAACGCTGCCGCGCCTTTCGGCAACCTTAG
- the rpoZ gene encoding DNA-directed RNA polymerase subunit omega translates to MPTPFSVDEFQGKIDSLYRLVIVAARRANQINKNESHGFGTVTNAKKSTITALEEVLDDKLGYITATQEEENYLE, encoded by the coding sequence ATGCCCACCCCGTTCTCGGTAGATGAATTCCAAGGCAAAATCGACAGCCTGTACCGCCTTGTGATCGTGGCCGCCCGTCGCGCCAACCAGATCAACAAGAACGAGTCCCACGGCTTCGGCACGGTGACCAACGCCAAGAAATCGACCATCACGGCCCTGGAGGAAGTGCTGGACGACAAGCTTGGCTACATCACGGCCACCCAGGAAGAAGAGAACTACCTGGAGTAA
- the coaBC gene encoding bifunctional phosphopantothenoylcysteine decarboxylase/phosphopantothenate--cysteine ligase CoaBC: MAGDFDGKVIVLGVTGSIAAYKACDIASRLVEAGATVLPVLSAGGREFLGAASLEGITGQRAITDMFEPAQNPEIEHIAVARRADLFLIAPATANIIAKAAHGLADDWLTTTLLATRAPILFAPAMNTMMYQHPATQDNIALLKSRGCHFVGPGTGALACGEFGPGRLIETAAILESARIALRNDRSLAGKRVLITSGGNHEPIDPVRYIGNRSSGKMGYAIALEALMRGAEVTVVSGPCEVPPPDLAHVVNAPTAQAMLDAVNACLPQADIFIAAAAVADYRVDHPAQEKQKRDESGLTINLVPNPDIAAHAGLTRRPDQIAVGFAAETNDILINAAAKLEKKHLDLIVANDVKSHDSGFGTNTTRAWILSPDGEHETLPLVTKAELARRLFDRIATRIPAAPAH; the protein is encoded by the coding sequence ATGGCCGGCGACTTTGATGGCAAGGTAATCGTCCTCGGCGTTACCGGCTCCATCGCTGCCTATAAAGCGTGTGATATCGCCTCCCGGCTCGTGGAGGCCGGCGCAACCGTTCTGCCGGTCCTCTCCGCCGGGGGGCGCGAATTTTTGGGCGCGGCCAGCCTCGAAGGCATCACCGGCCAGCGCGCCATCACGGATATGTTCGAGCCGGCTCAGAACCCGGAAATCGAGCACATCGCCGTGGCCCGCCGCGCGGACCTTTTCCTCATCGCGCCCGCCACAGCCAACATCATCGCCAAAGCGGCCCACGGCTTGGCGGACGACTGGCTCACCACCACACTTCTGGCAACCCGCGCACCCATCCTCTTCGCGCCGGCCATGAACACCATGATGTACCAGCACCCCGCCACGCAGGACAACATCGCCTTGCTGAAATCGCGGGGCTGCCATTTTGTCGGGCCCGGCACCGGCGCCCTCGCCTGTGGCGAGTTTGGCCCCGGACGCCTCATCGAAACCGCCGCCATCCTCGAGTCCGCCCGCATCGCCCTGCGCAATGATCGCAGCCTCGCGGGTAAGCGCGTGCTCATCACCAGCGGCGGGAACCACGAACCCATCGATCCCGTGCGCTACATCGGCAACCGCAGCAGCGGCAAGATGGGCTACGCCATCGCGCTGGAAGCCCTCATGCGCGGTGCCGAGGTTACCGTGGTTTCCGGCCCCTGCGAGGTTCCCCCGCCCGATCTCGCCCACGTCGTAAACGCCCCCACCGCGCAGGCGATGCTGGATGCCGTAAACGCGTGCCTGCCACAGGCCGATATCTTCATCGCCGCCGCCGCCGTGGCGGATTACCGCGTGGATCATCCGGCCCAGGAGAAACAGAAACGGGACGAAAGCGGTCTCACCATCAATCTGGTGCCCAATCCCGATATCGCGGCCCACGCGGGCCTGACGCGCCGTCCGGATCAGATCGCGGTGGGATTCGCCGCGGAGACGAACGACATCCTCATAAACGCCGCGGCCAAGCTGGAAAAGAAACACCTCGACCTGATCGTCGCCAACGACGTGAAAAGCCACGATTCCGGCTTTGGAACGAATACCACGCGCGCCTGGATTCTGTCGCCCGACGGGGAACACGAGACACTCCCGCTGGTGACGAAGGCTGAGCTTGCCCGACGCCTCTTCGACCGCATCGCGACACGCATCCCCGCCGCTCCCGCCCACTAG
- a CDS encoding DUF3500 domain-containing protein: MLSTTSFLLLLSAAASALNPADGLADAVNTFTASLTEEQRAIAVYPFDAEERWNWHFVPTKRNGISLEQLSEAQLPLAHAVLKAALSDHGYKTVETIRSLEGVLRELEGPQATHRNPLDYHFTVFGTPTKDGTWGFRYEGHHLSLNWTIVKGKAISDSPQFMGTNPGDVKSGPLAGTRALGDLEDLGRAFISGMSDEQKAVAIIDATAPNDVFTGDKVEAPMQEDKGIAYSALTEKQKQDFIALIEAHARIQLPEVSAQRLARIQKAGIDDVKFAWMGSLEKGQGHYYRLQGKTFIVEYDNTQNNANHVHAAWRDFHGDFGRDLLKEHYAADHKH; encoded by the coding sequence ATGCTGAGTACGACTTCTTTCCTGTTGCTGCTGAGTGCCGCGGCCTCCGCCCTGAACCCCGCCGACGGTCTGGCGGACGCCGTGAACACCTTCACCGCCAGCCTCACGGAAGAGCAGCGCGCCATCGCGGTTTACCCCTTCGACGCCGAGGAGCGCTGGAACTGGCACTTTGTGCCGACCAAGCGCAATGGCATTTCTCTGGAGCAATTGAGCGAAGCCCAGCTTCCCCTGGCCCACGCGGTACTCAAGGCCGCCCTGAGCGATCACGGGTATAAGACGGTCGAGACGATTCGCTCGCTGGAAGGCGTCTTGCGCGAACTGGAGGGTCCCCAGGCCACCCACCGCAACCCGCTGGACTACCATTTCACCGTTTTTGGCACGCCGACGAAAGATGGCACCTGGGGCTTCCGCTACGAGGGCCACCATCTCTCCCTGAACTGGACCATCGTCAAGGGCAAGGCCATCTCCGACTCTCCCCAGTTTATGGGCACCAACCCCGGCGACGTGAAATCGGGTCCGCTGGCGGGCACCCGGGCCCTCGGCGATCTGGAAGATCTGGGCCGTGCTTTCATTTCGGGGATGAGCGACGAGCAGAAGGCCGTGGCCATCATAGACGCCACGGCCCCGAACGACGTCTTCACCGGCGACAAGGTTGAAGCCCCGATGCAGGAGGACAAGGGCATCGCCTATTCCGCCCTCACCGAAAAGCAGAAGCAGGACTTCATCGCGCTGATCGAGGCCCACGCCCGGATTCAGCTTCCCGAAGTTTCCGCCCAGCGCCTGGCCCGCATCCAGAAAGCCGGCATTGACGATGTTAAATTTGCCTGGATGGGCAGTCTCGAAAAGGGCCAGGGCCACTACTACCGCCTGCAGGGCAAGACCTTCATCGTGGAATATGACAACACCCAGAATAACGCCAACCACGTCCACGCCGCCTGGCGCGATTTCCACGGCGACTTCGGCCGCGACCTGCTCAAAGAGCACTACGCCGCCGACCACAAACACTGA
- the infA gene encoding translation initiation factor IF-1, protein MQKEESIQVEGTVVEPLPNAMFRVKLQNDHMVLAHISGKMRKFYIRILPGDRVTLEMSPYDLSKGRITYRYK, encoded by the coding sequence ATGCAGAAAGAAGAATCCATACAAGTCGAAGGCACGGTGGTTGAACCTTTGCCGAACGCCATGTTCCGCGTAAAGCTTCAGAATGACCACATGGTGCTGGCGCACATTTCCGGCAAGATGCGGAAGTTCTATATCCGCATTCTCCCCGGTGACCGCGTCACCCTGGAAATGTCCCCCTACGACCTGAGCAAAGGTCGTATCACCTACCGGTACAAATAA